In the Nitrobacter sp. NHB1 genome, CAAAGGGACTCAATCCGGGCAAGGCCATTGCGCAGATCAAAAAAATGGTCGCCGAGCGGCGGAGCTGAGAGGCGGATCATGGAACACTTCTCAAGCAAGAATATTCGGCCGCTTTCGCCCAATATCCAGATTTACCGGCCGCAGCTCACTTCAGTGCTGTCCATCGCCAACCGGATTACCGGCGTCTTTTTAAGCGCGTGCGCCGTCATTCTGGTGATCTGGCTGATCGCGGCGGCGAGCGGGCCAGACGCCTATTTGCGCTTCCACGATATCATTGCATCCTGGCTCGGACAGATTTTGCTGCTGGCGGCCACATTCGCCTTTTTTCTGCATCTCTGCGGCGGCATCCGTCATCTGGTCTGGGACACTGTGCGCGGTTTTGAACTTCGCCAGATATACGCTTCTGGCTGGATCGTGGTTGTCGCCAGCGTGGTGCTGACTGTGGTCTGCTGGTCTGCCAGCCTGCTGATCGCGGGGCAAGTCTGATGGACGGTCATCGCTTCCGCTCCTCGCTCAGCCGCGCCATGGGTCTTGGGTCCGCCAAGGCGGGGTTCGAGCATTGGTGGACCGAGCGGATCACGGCGGTCGCGCTAATCCCGTTGAGCATCTGGTTCATCGCTTCGCTGATTGCCTATAGCGGCAGCAGTTATGAAGCGTTTATCGGTTGGATCGGCTCGCCCATCACGGCGGTCCTGATGGTTTTGCTGCTGACCACGCTGTTCTGGCATGCGGCGCTTGGCCTCCAGGTTGTCATCGAGGACTACGTTCATTCCGGCGCGAAGATTTGGATGCTGCTGGCCATGCGCTTCGTGTGCTTCGCGCTGGCAGTGGCTGGCATCATGGCGACGTTACGGGTTGCCGTCAGTGTGTGGACAGCCATCTGAGTGCAGCCAAAGGGGGGAAGAAACGCCAATCGAAGAATCGGAAAGTAGCGATATGACGTGCTTACAGTGGAACGAATCTTACCGTCAGTTCAGGAAAAACTGGTTACGGTCAAAACAGATGCTTTGCTGATCGACGCCGCGAAATTGCTGAATGATCCGCGACAGAATCTTGTCGTTGTCTGTGACGACAGCGGAAAGATGGCCGGCGTCATCACCAAGACCGACATTGTCAGCCGCATCAGCTATTGCACAGGCTGTAGCTGTACGATGGCGGCCTCGCAGGTGATGACGCGAGAGGTTACCTTCTGCCGTCCGAGCGATTGGCTGCACGAGGTCTGGTCGATCGTCAAGCAGCGCGGCCTGAAGAACATTCCGGTCGTGGATCAGGATACCGTGCCTCTTGGCGTGCTGAGCGCCAGGGACATGGTGCGAGTTCTCCTTGAAGATACGGAACACGAGGGATCGCTTCTGCGCGACTACGTCGTGGGCATTGGATACAGATGAGGCGGTGCATGATGGACAAACGATCAGATACTTCCACCAGTGATAGGTGGCTAGAGCACGCTTTGGCCCAATGGGAATGGGAGGGCGGGCACGTTGCACCTCCTGCGGAAAAACACACGGCGCCTGGCGGGAAAGAACAGATTGCGCTGAGCCGAGAAGAAGAGCTCGCCACAATCGACCCCACCGTCGGCAAGTCGGGCTCACATTGACAAGTTACATCAGCTCCGCGCTGGGGGTTACGGTGTTTCGTGAGATTGGGACACAGCTTCTCCTTAAGCGCGCGGCGCGCAAGTCGTTGCCGATGCAAAGGTCGCCGCGGCAAGCTGGGGCTAGAAGCTCCGGTGCTGTGGCCAGCGAAAGCGCTAGCACCTGCGCGACGTTCTCAAGACTCGCGAGGCAACCTCGCCGAAGAAGGTAGCCAAGCTCGGCGATCACTGGCCCGGCACCCGTGTTCGACGACGAGCAGTCGGCAATGGAAGCGATCCTGTCCGACAAAATCAGTGGCTGACGTTGAGAGCCTCGAGGGTCGCCAGCGCCAGGTTGGAATGAGCGAATGCACCGCCAGCGCGCATTTCAGCTGCGACCCAGATCGCTTCCATGATCTCCTGCGGCGTTGCTCCGTCACGGATCGCAGCCTTGGTATGACCCTGAATACAGTAGGGACATTGCGTGACGTGGGCGACGGCAACGGCGATCAGCTGCTTGGTCTTGCGCGGTAACGCACCTTCCCTGAAGACAGCTTCGCTAAAAGCTTGAAACGCCGCTTCCGCATCCGGCGCCAGATCGCGGCGTTTGTCCGCCAATGCCTTGGTCGGCTTTGGATAGAGAGTGTCATTCATCGATAAACCTCCGTTTCTGATCAATCTTCAGGCTGAGTCCAGGCTTAAAGCTTTACTCGGCATGCCGCGGCGCGCCGTTACGGCTCGACCACCAGCCGCCCCGTCATGTTGGGATGGTATCGGCAGTAATAGTCGAAGGTGCCGATCTTCGTCAGTGTCTGCGAGACCGATTTTTTTGTCGGCTGGATGACGTCAAAGCTGTTGTCGCGTGCGGTCGCGGTGTGATCAAGAATGTCTTTGTTGACCCACAGAATGTGAATGCTGATCGAAAAATGACCCCCATCGGCATCATGGGAGCCCCTTCAGCCTATTGATTTCGTTGAGTTGGCATGATGGCCCCCCCCTGCAGATCATGGTCGAGACCCCGCGCCGAAACACACGAGTCAGCTCGAGACCGCCGGGATGCCGCACGCGCTTGCTAAGACGGGCAAGCAGCCAATGCCCCGGCATTTTCGTGACATCAAAATCACTGCTCGGCAGAACTATGCTTTGGAACGGAAACGGAAGTCAGTCTGCAAATCTCCCGTTTCGGAAGCAAACGTCTCGTCAGGCGCCGGCACGACGCACAGTGCCCGGAATAGGCCGGTCGCCGAAATCAATCGCCGTTCTTCGAAGGATGCGACCCGTCAGGTCAGTGCTCAGCCGTGCACGGCAGTGTCGGTAGAAGAAACTAAGGCGGAATTCACCCGCGTGCTCATTCATTCCGCGCTCGCAAGCGCTGGTGATATGCCCTTCGCGCATTAGGGCCGGCACACGTGTCGGTGATATGCGCAGAAGCTTGCCGATGAGTGCGGCGTCAACCAGGAACGTGTTGTCGCTGATTTCGATGACTCTCTCGGAGGGCCTTGGCGATTCTTGGCGGCTCTCGATCATCGCATTTTCCTTGTCGA is a window encoding:
- the sdhC gene encoding succinate dehydrogenase, cytochrome b556 subunit, with product MEHFSSKNIRPLSPNIQIYRPQLTSVLSIANRITGVFLSACAVILVIWLIAAASGPDAYLRFHDIIASWLGQILLLAATFAFFLHLCGGIRHLVWDTVRGFELRQIYASGWIVVVASVVLTVVCWSASLLIAGQV
- a CDS encoding CBS domain-containing protein, translating into MERILPSVQEKLVTVKTDALLIDAAKLLNDPRQNLVVVCDDSGKMAGVITKTDIVSRISYCTGCSCTMAASQVMTREVTFCRPSDWLHEVWSIVKQRGLKNIPVVDQDTVPLGVLSARDMVRVLLEDTEHEGSLLRDYVVGIGYR
- a CDS encoding carboxymuconolactone decarboxylase family protein, with translation MNDTLYPKPTKALADKRRDLAPDAEAAFQAFSEAVFREGALPRKTKQLIAVAVAHVTQCPYCIQGHTKAAIRDGATPQEIMEAIWVAAEMRAGGAFAHSNLALATLEALNVSH
- a CDS encoding DUF6522 family protein, whose amino-acid sequence is MIESRQESPRPSERVIEISDNTFLVDAALIGKLLRISPTRVPALMREGHITSACERGMNEHAGEFRLSFFYRHCRARLSTDLTGRILRRTAIDFGDRPIPGTVRRAGA
- the sdhD gene encoding succinate dehydrogenase, hydrophobic membrane anchor protein, which translates into the protein MDGHRFRSSLSRAMGLGSAKAGFEHWWTERITAVALIPLSIWFIASLIAYSGSSYEAFIGWIGSPITAVLMVLLLTTLFWHAALGLQVVIEDYVHSGAKIWMLLAMRFVCFALAVAGIMATLRVAVSVWTAI